CCTTTTGGTTCGCTTGCAAACTCGGCTTCTTGCAGTTTGGAATATGCAGCCATGCCATGATCCTTATACGCATGTGCAAGTTCAAACATGCTGTGGTTCAATGAGTGGAATCCTGCAAGTGTTACGAACTGGAATTTGTAACCCATTTTCCCTAGTTCTCTTTGATAGTTTTCAATTTCCTCGTCAGTTAGTGCCGCTTTCCAGTTGAAGGATGGTGAACAATTGTAGGCTAATAGTTTCCCCGGGAACTTTGCATGAATCGCATCCGCAAACTGTTGTGCTTCCTCTAGATTCGGTGTTGAAGTTTCACACCAGATAAGATCTGCATAAGGCGCGTACGCTAATCCTCTTGCAATCGCTTGATCAATGCCCGCTTTTGTACGGAAGAACCCTTCTGGTGTCCGTTCGCCTGTGATAAATTCCTGATCCACTGGGTCGATATCACTTGTCACCATATCTGCAGCGTCGGCATCCGTTCTTGCGATGATGATTGTTGGAACGCCCAATACATCTGCAGCTAGACGAGCAGCCGTCAAGTTGCGCACAGCGTTTTGTGTCGGCAATAATACTTTCCCACCTAAATGGCCACATTTCTTTTCCGATGCGAGTTGATCTTCAAGGTGAACACCAGCCGCACCCGCTTCAATCATGCTTTTCATGAGTTCAAAAACATTCAATGGACCGCCAAAGCCCGCTTCCATGTCTGCTACAATCGGTGCAAACCAATCAAATCCGTCTTCTCTACCTTCAGAATGATCGATTTGGTCAGCCCGTTGAAGTGCTTGGTTAATGCGCTCTACAACTTTCGGAACGCTATTTACTGGATATAAACTTTGATCGGGATACATCTGTCCTGCCATATTCGCATCTGCTGCAACTTGCCAGCCACTTAAATAGATTGCTTTAAGGCCTGCTTTCACTTGTTGAACAGCTTGATTTCCAGTTAATGCACCGAGCGCATTGACAAAATCTTCTTCATGAATCGATTTATATAGTCGCGTTGCTCCTTTTCTAGCAAGCGTGTGTTCAATTTGAATAGAACCTCTTAGTTTTACTACATCTTCACCCGTGTATAATCTCTCAATGCCATTCCATCTAGCGTCATTTTCCCAGCTTTCTTCTAATTGTTTCGCTTGCTCTTCTCTGTTTAACATGCACATCATCCTCCAAATGGTTTTTTATTTAAGTAAACTGTTCCATAACAGTTGATGTTGATATATACTACTATATAACAGAATATTTAATCTGTCACAATATTTTGATAGAATCGTATAATCACCGACAGAACAATTTATACAAGGATGAATGATTGGCGAGTGTTAATTTTCCAAGAACCGAAGGAGAGGGGAATTAGTTTGACGAATGAAGGCTTACAACAGTTGGTCAGTTTAATGAAAGATTGGATTCCGGACGAGGCTGCTATTGCAGTTGCCACTGATAACGCTTA
This genomic window from Sporosarcina sp. Marseille-Q4063 contains:
- the aceA gene encoding isocitrate lyase; its protein translation is MLNREEQAKQLEESWENDARWNGIERLYTGEDVVKLRGSIQIEHTLARKGATRLYKSIHEEDFVNALGALTGNQAVQQVKAGLKAIYLSGWQVAADANMAGQMYPDQSLYPVNSVPKVVERINQALQRADQIDHSEGREDGFDWFAPIVADMEAGFGGPLNVFELMKSMIEAGAAGVHLEDQLASEKKCGHLGGKVLLPTQNAVRNLTAARLAADVLGVPTIIIARTDADAADMVTSDIDPVDQEFITGERTPEGFFRTKAGIDQAIARGLAYAPYADLIWCETSTPNLEEAQQFADAIHAKFPGKLLAYNCSPSFNWKAALTDEEIENYQRELGKMGYKFQFVTLAGFHSLNHSMFELAHAYKDHGMAAYSKLQEAEFASEPKGYTATRHQREVGTGYFDEVSQAISGGTSSTTAMKGSTEEAQFV